A part of Microbulbifer sp. MI-G genomic DNA contains:
- a CDS encoding isopeptide-forming domain-containing fimbrial protein — MMSEVIGRKSWSHLLAGLLLSAWSVFFTPQALADHNCPTFPDNPANFNILDHRAASSWCVLCGDGQVTLEIRVPAIRSGGQGIQHIENIVVSENLGTSELEYIPGSTSVSAGVVLGEPTISGTTIRWDRTDLSALAARNENTTMTITFGVRSRVNREEELVVNNRTLNASASFDYCSYPTTTDTDRLVLAIREPLPSMDKRGRNVDAAQSNYTNDVYGNIHDDVIWRIRISNSGLADMQDARFDDLMTNPNMDINYACPSESAALAVANNNGNNPGGTGCIAAANNINNFSLNGNFASGPGRTDVPAGGSRDIYLVGKVNSSCSDGTNRVSDLQWGCEIDADTGVGGISSPATGSAPGADTETLFARVATDLTVTQAITGTNLNQPLGAAGFVTITLNNRTGGSVRDIQFVSDLPDEYVVDTTYTPRITRQRRGIDGHGANYGANYPGMADTLQWRVGSNWNQWDPNPLNNNRPEFRLLSSSVHPRYADQRNMMRFGDEIQIRFRIVTTEPGFYDKAADLDVEEETAANGLDPNSNLRLADNVLSIDYEDFCPGTNPPTQIERQPVTPDPEDLDISTVYPLYIVRDSGTSELTVDVTNNGGHDADNYAVYVTFGEAMRVLSNNRACTAVGNPNPGTVPAHPLWNQPDYLPASATVYRCSNLGGVIEPGTTERILFQVEKNHSATDDDLTFRADVVGEIALSDGTPLTFPEPATLAQTTPNKQLANNYTLDGMRARVMGFNLRKDRADACNELTGEAAFPNSSVLIGEECRFEIQAGGWFGFDTPGFTLIEVRDIDVRDDLPDGQGYIADRLLNCADVTLPHPVSQANCVVIPGSDIVESGGLNIPLSETDLLWDISASISARDRWFLSDMTTRLLNDPVDTENVDPNQHVNPSTDYGRARFTAVFDSETLVVDNYNTSGILTNIDGVPTTVPGFPDISEWSESVTVTEPRIEVDKKVCNENLYGAGISCSNFVDFTNEGHRDQTYIFRLTLTNRAADNGVNRAPAYDLVVTDTLDASGQMCVQPLDSDGLDNDGDGAAETAPGDDGLVGITAGANDYVIASHCSDGGTPAIVTFTYEHSSALERINPGDSVTLYYRVKPHPSVAPLQTFNNSFFARYDSLQGDFGNQSVPQIDSDGDNDGVGDGTPAAGRARHYRSADANAQMQIIPVQAEPKQAVALSNGTASGSGSDTAVVGEEVRYRLTAKIPAAKLRNFVIRDELPAGMRCIEGQTVNLDAPPYDAAGFVPGGTVSATCTNTGSADYVAWDFGDQEVTMVTGSLFDFPVEFIARIDNSSNTNGGDLLRNGGSYTTAQLRYVDEAGSTVVVPFDAHEIRVQEPQIRLSKAFAVANSDADDILTVTVTAENTGTAAAYNLQVLDDLTGSKLIYAGNIGGADPPQNVDVTTLGANAPIFSWNRGHGDYTIASGESRSFTFDVRVGQGVEPHEILDNTLQARWQSLPGTDVALNSTNRIGPDGAADGMRIGVLPNAGDAINDYETAAGAQTQVPPLQLVKSDLEPTVIPTIGAHKQFQLEIRLPEGVSRDLVIADQLGSPEGYVLSHNADYDITYAFVGIESINGSAPAEAAFNSFPADNTAGNATWNIGTVDTASENDTAGNALQPLIRITYFARVDNDLATNSGDSRQNGAALRYRNGESGATESRNDDTPPVTVVEPQLAVSKTVRNATNPGNLPVGGDVLEYVITVTHDAGSSAAAFDLNLVDTLPPELRYDSGFTPTASIGGTAVAGFVATPAGAPSGPLVWGRGNGDNSLDLPLGQTLVVTYRTQVAGVFGSPISNSVLLDWTSLDNSHINDLAYERDGAGCPAIATPDDYCAGPAEASIDTVDNTSIAKTVIADTDTASPVGTLRIGDRVTYRLTLNLQPGTTPAVTVNDALPAGLAFDAIVSVNGDTSAPYDANLNGFTYSAIALPTAGATGTVSWNLGDIRSDFGNSNPFVIEYTAEVVAGAGIAAPSATLTNTAVLNYTGAAASLQDSATITVLQPLIDGLTKTDATWPNAHLNVDPANDLMRFTLHACNSGLAPAYNLSLTDDLATQMDQGSIANLQVTAGGTLLTQGSDYTYTPPASRGDAMGFSFQAPIAPGSCLDIDYEIGFYTDIGGGENWINTFAVDEFWSLPANTGERYAPVPLATPYPMGTVATAVTAPRKSLQTAASAAVGEAVVYRIQVPGSATTAAIYDVDITDVLDPALELVQLREINGLAFTDNSSGNNIALGLELIPAGTVAVFELRARVANNATAQAGYSVDNRAAYTYAVSRGGAPQAGGSGTAPTLTIVEPELSATATVANRTSPGSDPDAGDMLRFTLDIAAAGDPQNADAYDLSIRQQLALGLAFVPGSAAFGGAPQADPILSGDGVAAAQSLAWNRSNSDLDIAAGGNRQLVFDVVVLDSVLASASLSAAGRIEWTSLNEDNSSPYERDGADGVGGLNDYVLENIAAQLTAANYSALSKTRIDDSYGSGDAQLRVGDLVDYELRLSLPEGSAPGAAIVDTLPRGMVFEGTLAVNGVTTAPFAATAPFVHGDIAEPAQSGDPATGPTTLRWSIPDLRNSGDNNATNDVFVLRYRARVLNRDVHPWPADSTPLTNRVQFSFDTATGTETRVDSDSLDLRQPELVVGISSSPADGSTLAVGDSIDYTITLTNNGSAPAYDPVFRDSIPAGLRQGGIDVQSILVNGAAAPLLAPGFDSATGAAVWDFSAGTGYAIQPGQVLQMVYRVQADANLGAGLNLQNAAFVEVYYSLDDDNLPSLGATAVSQAMREDYGPTAPVSVRFNTPNAAPLSIANTQSSAAIGEPFNYRITIPETPQPTALHDVSVLMDLGASAAELEFVGAARVSGGNPFTPQNTGSATALVIADTGGGIDVPAGQQVVMDVTLRLRDSNPPNLDGLTFTNSASYRYNYDNDNPAAGQGTGAGNTTPAMRVVEPTAITLTKSGPASVQSGLPGRFTLDLHNIGTGPAWDMRVSDRLPDNSPGGMCATPPDNFAAQITDGAGNGVATLAEGTDFDVAFDPASCTLSLTTRGAAAMLAADHHLLLRYDAYLDADTRDGDTLTNIAGVTGWHSWDSTMPEVRQYTRPAPTDGTPGVLDHEDAFTVSASVPRVTFYKTVENITRGDNPTNLASPAEVLRYTLTLANLSGAAVSGIAISDDLGRLNSLPLFRSGSLQLISVPAGADSSGTSATGGTHGSGLLQVNSLDLAAAGSAGDRLQLVYQVTLADVIDSGTQVLNQAQVQLPGQLLRDSDDPNINGVDDPDLAGDEDPTRVVIESGPLLLVHKTSADLTGDPDLLMVGDTLRYTLRVENTGNENSVDALLRDQVPANTTYVPGSTTMNGTALADVGALRPRRRPADQHRRRGSRHYRRRGQWRDGGGDYLRCHHQRRQRRHHYFQPGFFEWRRRGQRSLRGSALRRPRHQCAQ, encoded by the coding sequence ATGATGTCAGAAGTAATTGGGCGGAAATCCTGGAGTCATTTGCTTGCCGGCTTGCTGCTGAGCGCTTGGTCGGTTTTTTTTACGCCGCAGGCGCTGGCCGATCACAACTGCCCCACTTTTCCCGATAACCCGGCAAACTTCAATATTCTGGATCACCGCGCTGCAAGCAGCTGGTGTGTGCTGTGTGGCGATGGTCAGGTGACCCTTGAAATCCGTGTGCCCGCTATCCGCAGTGGCGGCCAGGGAATCCAGCATATCGAAAACATCGTCGTCAGCGAAAACCTGGGTACCTCGGAGCTGGAATATATTCCCGGTTCCACTTCCGTGAGCGCCGGGGTGGTGCTGGGCGAACCCACCATCAGCGGCACCACCATTCGCTGGGATCGCACGGACCTGTCCGCGCTGGCCGCGCGTAACGAAAACACCACCATGACCATCACCTTCGGTGTGCGCAGCCGGGTCAACCGGGAAGAGGAACTGGTGGTCAACAACCGCACCCTGAACGCCAGTGCATCCTTCGACTACTGCAGCTATCCCACCACCACGGATACGGACAGGCTGGTGTTGGCTATCCGCGAGCCGCTGCCGTCCATGGACAAGCGCGGGCGGAATGTGGATGCGGCCCAGAGCAACTACACCAATGACGTCTACGGCAATATCCATGATGATGTTATCTGGCGTATCCGCATCTCGAACAGTGGCCTCGCAGATATGCAGGATGCGCGCTTCGACGATTTGATGACCAACCCGAATATGGATATCAATTATGCCTGTCCGAGTGAAAGTGCTGCGCTCGCAGTTGCCAATAACAATGGTAACAATCCCGGCGGTACCGGCTGTATAGCGGCGGCCAATAACATCAATAATTTCTCACTGAACGGCAACTTTGCCAGTGGGCCCGGGCGTACCGATGTGCCGGCGGGAGGCAGTCGCGACATCTACCTGGTGGGCAAGGTGAACAGTTCCTGCAGCGACGGCACCAATCGGGTTTCGGATCTGCAGTGGGGCTGTGAAATTGATGCGGATACCGGCGTTGGTGGTATCTCCTCTCCAGCCACCGGAAGTGCGCCGGGCGCCGATACGGAGACACTGTTTGCCCGGGTGGCAACGGATCTCACTGTTACCCAGGCGATCACCGGTACCAACCTCAATCAACCACTGGGCGCCGCCGGGTTTGTGACCATTACCCTCAACAACCGGACGGGGGGATCGGTCAGGGATATCCAGTTTGTCAGCGACCTGCCCGATGAGTATGTGGTGGACACCACCTATACCCCGCGGATCACCCGCCAGCGGCGGGGTATTGACGGCCACGGGGCCAATTACGGCGCAAACTACCCGGGCATGGCGGACACACTGCAGTGGCGTGTGGGCAGTAACTGGAATCAGTGGGACCCCAACCCGCTCAACAACAACCGCCCGGAGTTCCGTCTGCTGAGCAGTAGTGTGCACCCGCGCTATGCCGATCAGCGCAATATGATGCGCTTTGGGGATGAAATCCAGATCCGTTTTCGCATCGTCACCACCGAGCCGGGCTTTTACGACAAGGCCGCCGACCTGGATGTCGAGGAGGAGACGGCGGCCAATGGTCTGGACCCCAACAGCAATCTGCGCTTGGCCGACAATGTGCTCAGCATCGATTACGAGGATTTTTGTCCCGGCACCAATCCGCCCACGCAGATCGAGCGCCAGCCGGTCACACCGGACCCGGAAGATCTGGATATCAGCACCGTTTACCCTCTGTATATCGTGCGCGACAGCGGCACTTCGGAACTGACCGTGGACGTCACCAACAACGGCGGCCACGACGCGGACAATTACGCGGTGTATGTCACCTTTGGCGAGGCCATGCGGGTGCTGTCCAATAACCGCGCCTGTACGGCTGTGGGAAATCCAAACCCCGGCACAGTGCCCGCACACCCGCTGTGGAACCAGCCGGATTACCTGCCCGCCTCCGCAACCGTGTATCGCTGTAGCAACCTGGGCGGTGTGATCGAACCGGGCACCACCGAGCGCATTTTATTCCAGGTGGAGAAAAATCACTCCGCCACCGATGACGACCTCACCTTTCGCGCGGATGTGGTGGGGGAGATTGCGCTGTCTGATGGCACCCCGCTGACCTTTCCCGAGCCGGCCACCCTGGCGCAGACAACCCCCAACAAGCAACTGGCCAACAACTATACCCTCGACGGTATGCGCGCGCGGGTGATGGGTTTTAATCTGCGCAAAGACCGCGCCGACGCCTGCAACGAGCTGACCGGCGAGGCCGCTTTCCCCAACAGCAGTGTCCTGATCGGCGAGGAGTGCCGCTTCGAAATTCAGGCCGGTGGTTGGTTTGGTTTTGACACGCCGGGATTTACCCTGATCGAGGTGCGCGATATCGATGTGCGCGACGACCTGCCGGACGGCCAGGGCTATATCGCCGATAGACTGCTCAACTGTGCCGACGTCACCCTGCCGCACCCGGTCTCCCAGGCCAACTGTGTGGTGATTCCCGGCAGCGATATCGTCGAGAGCGGCGGCCTGAATATCCCCCTCAGTGAAACGGACCTGCTCTGGGATATCAGTGCCAGCATCAGCGCGCGGGATCGCTGGTTTCTCTCGGATATGACCACCCGTTTGCTCAATGATCCCGTGGACACGGAAAACGTCGACCCCAACCAGCACGTCAACCCCAGCACCGACTATGGGCGGGCCCGGTTCACCGCGGTGTTCGATAGCGAAACTCTGGTGGTGGACAATTACAACACCAGCGGCATCCTGACCAATATCGACGGCGTGCCCACCACAGTGCCGGGCTTTCCGGATATCAGCGAGTGGTCGGAGTCCGTGACCGTTACCGAGCCCCGCATCGAGGTGGATAAAAAAGTCTGTAACGAAAACCTCTACGGTGCAGGGATCAGCTGCAGCAATTTTGTCGACTTCACCAACGAGGGCCACCGGGACCAGACTTATATTTTCCGCCTGACCCTGACCAATCGCGCCGCCGACAATGGCGTCAACCGCGCACCGGCCTACGACCTGGTGGTGACCGACACCCTGGATGCCAGCGGGCAGATGTGTGTGCAGCCGCTGGATAGCGACGGCCTGGACAACGACGGCGACGGCGCTGCGGAAACTGCCCCTGGCGATGACGGCCTGGTGGGCATCACCGCCGGCGCGAATGACTATGTCATCGCCAGCCACTGCAGCGATGGCGGCACCCCGGCCATTGTCACCTTTACCTACGAGCACTCCTCCGCCCTGGAGCGCATCAACCCCGGCGACTCGGTGACCCTCTACTACCGGGTGAAACCCCACCCTTCCGTAGCGCCACTGCAGACCTTTAACAACAGCTTCTTCGCCCGCTACGACAGCCTGCAGGGGGATTTCGGCAACCAGAGCGTGCCGCAGATCGACAGTGACGGGGATAACGATGGAGTCGGTGACGGCACCCCCGCCGCCGGGCGCGCGCGCCACTACCGGTCCGCGGATGCGAATGCGCAGATGCAGATTATCCCCGTGCAGGCGGAGCCGAAACAGGCTGTGGCATTGTCCAATGGCACTGCCAGTGGCAGCGGCAGTGATACCGCCGTCGTGGGCGAGGAAGTCCGCTACCGGCTCACCGCAAAAATACCCGCGGCCAAATTGCGCAATTTCGTTATCCGCGATGAGCTGCCGGCGGGCATGCGCTGTATCGAGGGGCAGACGGTCAATCTCGATGCGCCCCCCTATGATGCGGCGGGATTCGTACCCGGTGGCACTGTGAGCGCGACCTGTACCAATACCGGTAGCGCCGACTATGTGGCGTGGGACTTTGGCGATCAGGAAGTCACCATGGTGACTGGCAGCCTGTTTGATTTCCCGGTGGAATTTATCGCCCGCATCGACAACAGCAGCAATACCAATGGCGGCGACCTGCTGCGCAACGGCGGCAGCTACACCACTGCCCAGCTGCGTTACGTGGATGAGGCGGGGTCAACCGTGGTGGTGCCTTTCGATGCCCACGAGATCAGGGTGCAGGAGCCGCAGATCCGCTTGAGCAAGGCATTTGCGGTCGCCAACAGCGATGCGGATGACATCCTGACCGTCACCGTAACAGCGGAAAATACCGGCACCGCGGCCGCCTATAACCTGCAGGTGCTGGACGATCTCACCGGTTCCAAGCTGATTTATGCGGGTAATATCGGCGGCGCCGACCCGCCCCAGAATGTGGATGTCACGACCCTCGGGGCCAATGCCCCGATTTTCAGCTGGAACCGCGGCCATGGGGATTACACCATCGCCAGCGGCGAGAGCAGATCCTTTACCTTCGATGTCCGCGTCGGGCAGGGCGTAGAGCCCCACGAGATTCTGGACAACACCCTCCAGGCCCGCTGGCAGTCCCTGCCGGGCACGGACGTGGCTTTGAACAGCACCAACCGCATTGGCCCCGATGGGGCGGCCGACGGTATGCGCATCGGTGTATTGCCCAACGCCGGCGACGCCATCAACGATTATGAAACCGCCGCCGGTGCCCAGACCCAAGTGCCGCCCCTGCAACTGGTCAAATCCGATCTCGAACCCACTGTCATTCCCACCATTGGTGCGCACAAACAGTTCCAGCTGGAAATCCGTCTGCCGGAGGGCGTCAGCCGGGACCTGGTCATTGCCGACCAGTTGGGCAGCCCGGAAGGCTATGTGCTCAGTCACAATGCCGACTACGACATTACCTATGCGTTTGTGGGTATCGAGAGCATCAATGGCAGCGCGCCCGCCGAGGCGGCATTCAACAGCTTCCCCGCAGATAACACCGCTGGCAATGCCACCTGGAACATTGGCACTGTCGATACCGCCAGTGAAAATGATACCGCCGGCAACGCACTGCAGCCGCTGATCCGCATCACCTATTTTGCCCGCGTCGACAATGACCTGGCCACCAATAGCGGCGACAGCCGCCAGAACGGCGCCGCGCTGAGATACCGCAACGGCGAATCCGGGGCGACGGAAAGCCGCAATGACGATACGCCCCCAGTCACGGTGGTGGAACCGCAGCTCGCGGTCAGTAAAACCGTGCGCAACGCCACCAACCCGGGCAATCTGCCGGTGGGCGGCGATGTGCTGGAATATGTGATTACCGTCACCCACGACGCCGGCTCCAGCGCCGCCGCATTCGATCTCAACCTGGTGGATACACTGCCCCCAGAGCTGCGTTATGACAGCGGCTTTACCCCCACGGCAAGCATTGGCGGCACCGCCGTTGCCGGCTTTGTGGCGACGCCGGCGGGGGCCCCCAGCGGGCCCCTGGTGTGGGGCCGGGGAAATGGCGACAACAGCCTGGACCTGCCCCTGGGCCAGACGCTGGTGGTCACCTACCGCACCCAGGTGGCCGGGGTATTCGGCTCCCCCATCAGCAACAGTGTACTGCTGGACTGGACCTCCCTGGACAACAGCCACATCAACGATCTGGCCTACGAGCGCGACGGCGCCGGCTGCCCGGCCATTGCCACACCGGATGATTACTGTGCGGGTCCGGCGGAGGCCAGTATCGACACGGTGGACAATACCAGTATTGCCAAAACCGTTATCGCGGATACAGATACCGCTTCCCCAGTGGGGACCCTGCGGATCGGCGACAGGGTCACCTATCGACTGACCCTCAACCTGCAGCCGGGCACCACGCCGGCGGTCACCGTGAACGATGCGCTGCCGGCGGGGCTGGCGTTCGATGCCATTGTCAGTGTCAATGGCGATACCAGCGCCCCCTATGATGCCAACCTGAATGGCTTTACCTATTCCGCCATCGCGCTTCCCACTGCGGGAGCTACCGGCACGGTGAGCTGGAACCTGGGGGATATCCGCAGCGATTTTGGCAACAGCAATCCCTTTGTGATCGAGTACACCGCCGAAGTGGTGGCGGGTGCCGGTATCGCCGCGCCCAGCGCGACTTTGACCAATACCGCCGTACTCAATTACACCGGCGCCGCCGCCAGTCTGCAGGACAGCGCCACTATCACGGTATTACAGCCGCTGATCGACGGCCTGACCAAAACCGATGCCACCTGGCCCAACGCCCACCTGAATGTGGACCCGGCCAACGACCTGATGCGGTTTACCCTGCACGCCTGCAACTCCGGGTTGGCGCCGGCCTACAACCTGTCCCTCACCGATGACCTGGCCACCCAGATGGACCAAGGTTCCATCGCCAATTTGCAGGTCACTGCCGGCGGCACATTGCTGACCCAGGGCAGCGACTACACCTATACCCCGCCGGCCAGTCGCGGCGACGCTATGGGGTTCAGCTTCCAGGCGCCCATCGCGCCGGGGAGCTGTCTGGATATTGATTACGAGATCGGTTTTTACACCGATATCGGCGGCGGCGAAAACTGGATAAACACCTTTGCCGTCGACGAATTCTGGTCACTGCCGGCTAACACTGGCGAGCGGTATGCACCGGTTCCCCTGGCAACGCCCTATCCCATGGGCACTGTGGCCACTGCGGTGACCGCGCCCCGGAAATCCCTGCAGACCGCCGCCAGCGCCGCAGTGGGGGAGGCAGTGGTGTACCGCATCCAGGTACCCGGCAGTGCCACCACGGCGGCCATTTACGATGTGGACATAACCGATGTCCTCGACCCCGCCCTGGAACTGGTGCAGCTGCGGGAGATCAACGGCCTGGCCTTTACGGATAACAGCAGCGGCAACAATATCGCCCTGGGCCTGGAACTGATTCCCGCCGGCACAGTGGCTGTGTTCGAACTGCGCGCCCGGGTCGCCAACAACGCCACCGCCCAGGCGGGCTACAGTGTCGACAACCGGGCCGCCTATACCTATGCCGTCAGCAGAGGGGGAGCGCCACAGGCCGGCGGCAGTGGCACTGCGCCCACTCTCACCATTGTGGAACCGGAGTTGTCCGCAACGGCAACTGTTGCCAACCGGACCAGTCCCGGCAGCGACCCGGATGCGGGCGATATGCTGCGCTTTACCCTCGATATCGCCGCCGCCGGCGATCCACAGAATGCCGATGCCTACGACCTTTCCATCCGCCAACAGCTGGCTCTGGGTCTCGCCTTTGTGCCGGGCAGTGCCGCCTTTGGTGGTGCCCCCCAGGCCGATCCCATCCTCAGCGGGGATGGTGTCGCCGCGGCGCAGTCACTGGCGTGGAACCGCAGCAACAGCGACCTGGATATCGCCGCCGGCGGCAACCGTCAGCTGGTGTTCGACGTGGTGGTACTGGACAGCGTACTCGCCTCAGCTTCCCTGTCCGCCGCGGGCCGTATCGAGTGGACCAGCCTGAATGAAGACAACAGCAGCCCCTATGAGCGCGACGGCGCCGACGGTGTCGGCGGCCTGAACGACTATGTGCTGGAAAATATTGCCGCACAGCTCACCGCCGCCAATTACAGCGCATTGAGCAAAACCCGTATCGATGACAGCTACGGCAGCGGCGATGCCCAGTTGCGTGTAGGCGACCTGGTGGACTATGAGTTGCGCCTGTCGCTGCCGGAAGGCAGCGCCCCCGGGGCGGCCATTGTAGATACTCTGCCCCGGGGCATGGTGTTCGAGGGCACACTCGCCGTCAACGGCGTGACCACAGCCCCCTTCGCCGCCACAGCGCCCTTTGTGCACGGCGATATCGCCGAGCCCGCCCAGAGCGGCGACCCCGCCACTGGGCCCACCACCCTGCGCTGGTCCATCCCGGACCTGCGCAACAGCGGTGACAACAATGCCACCAACGATGTGTTTGTACTGCGCTACCGGGCGCGGGTGCTGAACCGGGATGTGCATCCCTGGCCCGCCGACAGTACCCCCCTGACCAATCGGGTGCAGTTCAGCTTCGACACCGCGACCGGCACCGAAACCCGCGTCGACAGTGACAGCCTGGATCTGCGCCAGCCGGAACTGGTGGTGGGCATCAGCTCCAGCCCCGCGGACGGCAGCACCCTCGCCGTGGGGGACAGCATCGATTACACCATCACCCTGACCAACAACGGCTCGGCGCCGGCCTATGATCCGGTGTTCCGGGATAGTATCCCCGCCGGCCTGCGCCAGGGCGGTATCGATGTGCAGTCCATTCTGGTCAATGGCGCCGCGGCCCCGCTGCTCGCCCCCGGTTTCGACAGCGCCACCGGTGCGGCGGTGTGGGATTTCTCCGCCGGCACCGGCTACGCCATTCAACCGGGCCAGGTACTGCAGATGGTGTATCGGGTGCAGGCGGATGCCAACCTGGGGGCGGGCCTCAATCTGCAAAACGCCGCTTTCGTGGAGGTCTATTACTCCCTGGACGACGACAACCTGCCGTCTTTGGGCGCCACTGCGGTGAGCCAGGCCATGCGCGAGGACTATGGCCCCACCGCGCCGGTCAGTGTGCGGTTCAATACCCCCAATGCGGCGCCGCTGTCGATTGCCAACACCCAGTCCAGCGCGGCTATCGGCGAACCGTTCAATTACCGCATCACCATTCCGGAAACTCCGCAGCCCACCGCCCTGCACGATGTCAGCGTACTGATGGACCTGGGCGCCTCTGCCGCGGAACTGGAATTTGTCGGCGCCGCAAGGGTGTCCGGCGGCAACCCGTTTACGCCGCAAAACACCGGATCGGCCACAGCACTGGTGATTGCTGATACCGGCGGCGGTATCGATGTGCCGGCGGGGCAGCAGGTGGTGATGGATGTGACCCTGCGCCTGCGGGACAGCAATCCGCCCAATCTGGACGGCCTCACCTTCACCAATAGCGCCAGTTACCGCTACAACTACGACAATGACAACCCGGCCGCGGGGCAGGGCACCGGTGCCGGAAACACCACCCCGGCCATGAGGGTGGTGGAGCCCACCGCGATTACCCTCACCAAAAGCGGACCCGCCAGCGTGCAGTCGGGCCTGCCGGGCCGCTTTACCCTGGACCTGCACAATATCGGCACAGGTCCCGCCTGGGATATGCGCGTGTCCGACAGGCTGCCGGACAACAGTCCCGGCGGCATGTGCGCAACCCCGCCGGATAACTTTGCCGCGCAGATTACCGACGGCGCGGGCAATGGGGTTGCCACACTGGCCGAGGGCACCGATTTTGATGTCGCCTTCGATCCGGCCAGCTGCACCCTCAGCCTGACCACCCGGGGGGCAGCGGCGATGCTGGCCGCGGACCACCACCTGCTGCTGCGCTACGACGCCTATCTGGATGCGGATACCCGCGACGGCGATACCCTGACCAACATTGCCGGTGTGACAGGCTGGCACAGCTGGGACAGCACCATGCCGGAAGTGCGCCAGTACACGCGCCCGGCACCCACCGATGGCACCCCCGGCGTCCTCGACCATGAGGATGCCTTTACGGTCAGCGCCTCGGTGCCCAGGGTGACCTTCTATAAAACGGTGGAAAATATTACCCGTGGGGACAATCCCACCAACCTGGCCAGCCCCGCGGAGGTTTTGCGCTATACCCTCACCCTCGCCAACCTCAGCGGGGCCGCGGTCAGCGGTATTGCAATCAGCGACGACCTCGGCCGCCTCAACAGCCTGCCCCTGTTCCGTTCGGGTTCACTGCAACTGATCTCGGTGCCGGCGGGCGCTGACAGCAGCGGCACCAGTGCCACCGGTGGTACCCATGGCAGCGGCCTGCTGCAGGTGAACAGCCTGGACCTGGCGGCGGCGGGCAGCGCCGGTGATCGCCTCCAACTGGTCTACCAGGTAACCCTGGCGGATGTGATCGACAGTGGCACCCAGGTGCTCAACCAGGCCCAGGTGCAGCTGCCCGGCCAGTTGCTGCGGGACAGTGACGACCCCAATATCAACGGCGTCGACGACCCCGACCTGGCCGGGGATGAAGACCCCACCCGGGTGGTGATCGAGTCGGGGCCGCTGCTGCTGGTGCACAAAACCTCGGCGGACTTAACCGGCGACCCGGACCTGCTGATGGTGGGGGACACCCTGCGCTACACCCTGCGGGTGGAAAATACCGGCAACGAAAACAGTGTCGATGCGCTGCTGCGTGACCAGGTGCCCGCCAACACCACCTATGTCCCCGGCTCCACCACCATGAACGGCACAGCGCTTGCGGATGTGGGGGCGCTTCGCCCTCGTCGCCGGCCTGCAGATCAACACCGCCGGCGAGGCAGCCGGCATTATCGGCGCCGCGGCCAGTGGCGCGACGGCGGCGGTGATTACCTTCGATGTCACCATCAACGACGTCAGCGACGGCACCATTATTTCCAACCAGGGTTTTTTGAATGGCGAAGGCGCGGGCAGCGGTCCCTTCGCGGAAGTGCCCTCCGACGACCCCGACACCAGTGTGCCCAATGA